A window of the Rhizobium viscosum genome harbors these coding sequences:
- a CDS encoding S8 family serine peptidase encodes MATPRVPKALSDEEVRHFVLGTFGQGRWTQDSPIVPDVWISFIRRAEQLAQSAVRGDDVPDQTVDLLITPWTGSLPGQIARSLRGLLTNEKARLARIATSSSRVVARLDFEAVSKFVVPLTGWWQALPEGFRDLIAGDLLDVIRKGGPRLEFIRFVTLVGFITEMKRARTYAQMTALYRIARRLGKDPQDGHKPVKNADEFDADLRVLLAHVDLNMDPPSEPDQKRIWLININRTASQTVFDSRKTVKADAAQRVFDTDGKGITFAVIDNGVDATHVGFIDQDSPRVRRSEKNGTALGLDDLHWSSRVKATYDFSHLRELLADVAEAPDRATDTLIARKQSSSYFDKIHRDVRSLAGRAEEGRGLDWSIAAPLIEIPHDENYVVPADDHGTHVAGILAARVEEPEDFDRPLIGVCPKLTLYDLRVFAADGNGDEFSILAALEFIGWLNRDRDNPVIHGVNMSLALRHDVDSFGCGRTPVCDACNQLVGAGVVVVAAAGNMGFDGVTKQSLGSGYKTVSITDPGNAEDVITVGSTHRRDPHAYGVSYFSSRGPTGDGRRKPDILAPGEKITSTIRGNRSQRLDGTSMAAPHVSGAAALLMARHPELIGQPRKIKKILMDTATDLGREPGFQGAGLLDIFRALQSV; translated from the coding sequence ATGGCAACGCCGCGCGTACCAAAAGCTCTCTCAGATGAGGAAGTCAGACACTTCGTTCTCGGAACGTTTGGACAGGGGAGATGGACTCAGGACAGCCCAATTGTTCCTGATGTTTGGATTAGTTTCATCCGCCGTGCCGAGCAACTCGCGCAGTCGGCGGTGCGGGGTGACGATGTTCCCGATCAGACTGTCGACCTGTTGATTACGCCATGGACTGGATCGCTACCCGGTCAGATCGCTCGGTCTTTGCGAGGACTACTCACCAATGAAAAAGCTCGTTTAGCGAGGATCGCGACAAGCTCTTCGCGGGTGGTCGCGCGACTGGATTTCGAAGCGGTGAGCAAGTTTGTCGTCCCCTTGACGGGTTGGTGGCAAGCACTGCCGGAAGGGTTTCGGGACTTGATTGCCGGCGATCTTCTCGATGTTATTCGAAAGGGCGGGCCACGTCTGGAGTTCATCCGCTTTGTGACGCTTGTCGGCTTCATAACCGAGATGAAGCGTGCCCGAACTTATGCGCAGATGACGGCCTTGTACCGGATCGCTCGACGACTTGGAAAAGATCCGCAAGACGGTCACAAGCCGGTGAAAAATGCCGACGAATTCGACGCGGACTTACGAGTTCTCTTGGCGCATGTCGATCTGAACATGGATCCACCCTCCGAGCCTGATCAAAAGCGCATCTGGCTGATTAACATCAACCGCACCGCTTCGCAGACCGTTTTTGATTCACGGAAAACAGTGAAAGCGGATGCGGCTCAACGGGTCTTCGACACCGACGGCAAAGGGATAACTTTTGCGGTAATCGACAACGGAGTGGACGCAACCCATGTTGGCTTCATTGATCAGGATAGTCCCCGCGTCAGACGAAGTGAGAAGAACGGCACGGCGCTGGGTTTGGACGATCTTCATTGGTCATCTCGGGTGAAGGCGACTTATGATTTTTCTCATCTTCGCGAGCTTTTGGCAGACGTGGCGGAGGCGCCCGACCGCGCCACCGACACCTTAATTGCAAGAAAGCAGTCTTCGTCCTATTTCGACAAGATTCATCGAGATGTGCGCTCCCTCGCGGGAAGGGCAGAAGAAGGCCGTGGTTTGGACTGGTCGATCGCCGCGCCTTTGATTGAAATTCCTCACGACGAAAACTACGTCGTTCCCGCAGACGATCATGGAACGCATGTTGCCGGAATACTTGCTGCCCGGGTCGAGGAACCGGAGGATTTTGACAGACCTTTGATTGGCGTTTGCCCGAAGCTGACCCTTTACGACCTGCGAGTCTTTGCCGCCGACGGCAACGGGGACGAGTTCTCTATCCTGGCGGCTCTAGAGTTTATCGGATGGTTGAACCGCGATCGAGATAATCCGGTTATCCATGGCGTGAACATGTCACTTGCCTTGCGCCACGACGTCGACAGCTTCGGGTGCGGGAGGACGCCCGTCTGCGACGCATGTAATCAACTGGTCGGGGCAGGGGTTGTTGTCGTGGCCGCGGCTGGAAACATGGGCTTTGATGGTGTCACGAAACAGAGCCTCGGGAGCGGCTACAAGACAGTCAGTATAACGGATCCTGGTAATGCCGAGGATGTCATCACGGTTGGCTCCACCCACAGGCGGGACCCTCATGCCTATGGCGTCAGCTACTTTTCCAGTCGAGGCCCGACCGGGGACGGTCGGCGAAAGCCGGATATCCTGGCACCCGGCGAGAAGATAACATCGACCATCCGGGGCAATCGGTCTCAACGCCTTGATGGGACCTCCATGGCCGCGCCGCACGTTTCGGGAGCTGCCGCGCTTCTTATGGCGCGACACCCCGAACTCATCGGCCAACCGCGGAAGATAAAAAAGATTCTGATGGATACGGCCACGGATCTTGGAAGGGAACCTGGATTTCAGGGAGCGGGCCTACTGGACATTTTCAGAGCACTTCAGTCTGTTTGA